The DNA segment GCACGCTACGGCGACCTCGTGGCCGCCCGCGCCAAGCGGGTCCCGCTCCAGCACCTCACCGGAACCGCGGCCTTCGGTCCCGTCGAGGTGCGCGTCGGCCCCGGTGTCTTCATCCCACGGCCCGAGACCGAGGCGATGCTGGAATGGACTCTGGCACAACGGCTCCCGGCCCAACCGGTGATCGTCGACCTGTGCACCGGTTCGGGCGCGCTGGCACTTGCGCTCGCCACCGCCCATCCGCACGCGCGGGTGATCGCCGTCGAGAACTCCGCCGCGGCGCTGGACTACGCGCGCCGCAACCTCGACGGCACCGGTGTGGAACTGGTCGACGCCGACGTCACCGCCGCCGGCCTGCGCCGAGATCTCGACGGCGCCGTCGACCTGATCGTCGCCAACCCGCCCTACATCCCCGAGGGCGCCGCCCTCGATCCCGAAGTCGCCGACCACGATCCGGCGCAGGCGCTGTTCGGCGGGGCCGACGGCATGGCCGTCATCGACGCGATAGTCACCGTCGCGCAGCGTTGGCTGCGGCCCGGCGGCAGCTGCGCGATCGAACACGACGACACCACCTCGGAGCTCACCGCGGCCGCGTTCCACCGCACCGGTGCGTTCGACGCGGTGACCGCCCGTACCGACCTGACCGGGCGGCCGCGCTTCGTCACCGCCCGGCGCCGACCCGCCACCACGGAGGCGCGATGACCGAACTGTTCGACTGCACCGACCCCGAGGCCCGCGCGACCGGCATCGCCGCCGCCGTCGGCGCGCTCAAACAGGGTGGACTCGTGGTGCTGCCCACCGACACCGTCTACGGCATCGGCGCCGACGCGTTCGACAACGCCGCCGTCGCCGCGCTGCTGGCCGCCAAGGGCCGCGGCCGGGACATGCCGGTGCCGGTCCTGGTCGGTTCGTGGCACACCATCGAAGGCCTCGTGTACACCGTGCCGAACACCGCGCGCGAACTGATCCGGGCCTTCTGGCCGGGTGCGCTGAGCCTGGTGGTCCGCCAGGCGCCGTCGCTGCCCTGGGATCTGGGCGACGCGCACGGGACGGTGATGCTGCGGATGCCGCTGCACCCCGTCGCGATCGAACTGCTGCGGGAAGTCGGCCCGATGGCGGTGTCCAGCGCCAACATCTCCGGCCGCCCCGCGGCCGTTTCGGCCGCCGACGCGCGCGAACAACTCGGCGATCTGGTCGACGTCTACCTCGACGCCGGGCCGTCCGAGCAGCAGGCCGCGTCGACGATCGTCGACCTCAGCGGC comes from the Mycolicibacterium litorale genome and includes:
- the prmC gene encoding peptide chain release factor N(5)-glutamine methyltransferase produces the protein MSLREAIDDAAAVLAAAGIDSARVDAELLAAHAAGTDRGRLLFADVPSDFGARYGDLVAARAKRVPLQHLTGTAAFGPVEVRVGPGVFIPRPETEAMLEWTLAQRLPAQPVIVDLCTGSGALALALATAHPHARVIAVENSAAALDYARRNLDGTGVELVDADVTAAGLRRDLDGAVDLIVANPPYIPEGAALDPEVADHDPAQALFGGADGMAVIDAIVTVAQRWLRPGGSCAIEHDDTTSELTAAAFHRTGAFDAVTARTDLTGRPRFVTARRRPATTEAR
- a CDS encoding L-threonylcarbamoyladenylate synthase, producing MTELFDCTDPEARATGIAAAVGALKQGGLVVLPTDTVYGIGADAFDNAAVAALLAAKGRGRDMPVPVLVGSWHTIEGLVYTVPNTARELIRAFWPGALSLVVRQAPSLPWDLGDAHGTVMLRMPLHPVAIELLREVGPMAVSSANISGRPAAVSAADAREQLGDLVDVYLDAGPSEQQAASTIVDLSGAHPRILRTGPVTAEAVAEVLGVNTESLLTE